The Hyperolius riggenbachi isolate aHypRig1 chromosome 3, aHypRig1.pri, whole genome shotgun sequence genome window below encodes:
- the LOC137561857 gene encoding olfactory receptor 5A1-like has protein sequence MATNKTRVTMFELTGLTNDNNLIPFLFIFFLVVYVVTILSNIGMMALIQAFPSFHSPMYYFLKYLSLVDLIYSSSITPKILVDLLSVKKTISFLGCAFQVYFYAALAGAEVVLLSSMSYDRYAAICHPLHYSLIMTKAKCTGLVLLSFSVGLLQSAAQTSCLFSLEYCGPNLIDHFYCEIPPVLKLSCSTSHLCDIVTFLLVSTLGLCSLVAILVSYTFIMSSVFKIKSVEGRLKAFSTCSSHLICSSIYFLTIFFIYLRPDTRVLKKQDKVASVFYSVVTPMLNPLIYTLRNQEVRKVILQALKK, from the coding sequence ATGGCCACGAACAAGACTCGAGTAACCATGTTTGAATTAACTGGATTAACTAATGACAACAATCTCATCCCTTTCCTCTTCATTTTCTTTTTAGTTGTCTATGTCGTGACCATATTAAGCAACATTGGGATGATGGCCCTTATTCAAGCATTTCCCAGTTTCCACTCGCCAATGTACTACTTCCTGAAATACCTTTCTCTGGTAGATCTCATCTACTCCTCAAGTATAACTCCAAAAATTTtagtagaccttctgtcagtgAAGAAGACAATCTCATTTCTAGGTTGTGCTTTTCAGGTATATTTCTACGCTGCTCTGGCAGGTGCCGAAGTCGTTCTTCTCTCAAGCATGTCGTATGACCGTTATGCAGCCATCTGCCACCCACTCCACTATTCCCTAATAATGACAAAGGCTAAATGCACCGGTCTGGTTCTCTTGTCTTTTTCTGTGGGTCTCTTGCAGTCAGCAGCACAAACCAGCTGTTTATTTAGTCTTGAGTACTGTGGGCCTAACCTCATAGACCATTTCTACTGTGAGATTCCTCCGGTTCTGAAACTGTCCTGCTCCACTTCCCATCTATGTGATATTGTGACTTTTTTATTAGTTAGTACTTTAGGCTTATGTTCTTTGGTAGCTATTTTGGTCTCTTACACTTTCATTATGTCTTCTGTTTTCAAAATTAAATCAGTGGAGGGAAGACTCAAAGCGTTCAGCACATGTTCTTCACATCTCATATGTTCCTCTATCTATTTCCTTACTATCTTCTTCATATATCTACGCCCTGACACCCGGGTCCTAAAGAAACAAGACAAGGTGGCGTCTGTGTTTTACTCTGTGGTGACCCCAATGCTAAACCCTCTAATATACACTCTAAGAAACCAAGAAGTAAGAAAGGTCATTTTACAAGCACTGAAAAAGTAG